A stretch of Phragmites australis chromosome 12, lpPhrAust1.1, whole genome shotgun sequence DNA encodes these proteins:
- the LOC133886105 gene encoding uncharacterized protein LOC133886105, whose amino-acid sequence MTCGACGRAYNGGGEASREELVAPLLDLGKGRPWGRTAETPAEKDPIMKKAVERAVKFLLRGLLILLWMYLFNSMRRYAINYIGGDTWFSTFAVIAVAIPIAEIFCIFGQTLTTAPWLVIESPMPCSASGRACIAGADGEGPREELDALFLDLEKGGRGYTRAPLLADVMTEIATMTDLTDAQEAAVDMALSRIIKCSIRGLLVLLWVYLINLMRRYVTTHSAEELIFTICPLGVLGLGVSVFFCFLMESFSECIYIPPST is encoded by the exons ATGACGTGCGGCGCGTGCGGCCGCGCTTACAACGGCGGTGGCGAGGCCTCGAGGGAGGAGCTGGTCGCGCCGTTGCTGGATCTAGGGAAGGGACGGCCCTGGGGCCGCACCGCGGAGACGCCCGCCGAGAAGGACCCCATAATGAAGAAGGCGGTGGAGAGGGCCGTCAAGTTCCTCCTCCGG GGATTGCTGATCTTACTGTGGATGTATTTGTTTAATTCCATGAGAAGATATGCGATCAACTACATTGGCGGAGATACATGGTTTAGTACGTTTGCTGTTATTGCCGTCGCCATACCTATAGCTGAAATCTTTTGCATCTTCGGCCAGACCTTGACTACGGCACCCTGGCTTGTCATCGAATCACCGATGCCGTGCAGCGCATCTGGCCGCGCTTGCATTGCTGGTGCTGATGGAGAGGGCCCCAGGGAGGAGCTGGACGCACTGTTTCTGGACCTTGAGAAGGGAGGCAGGGGCTACACCAGGGCGCCGCTGCTGGCGGACGTCATGACAGAGATCGCCACCATGACTGACTTGACAGATGCCCAAGAAGCAGCGGTGGACATGGCCTTGTCTAGGATCATTAAATGCAGTAtccgg GGCTTGTTGGTCTTACTCTGGGTGTATTTGATCAATTTAATGAGAAGATATGTGACCACGCACAGTGCAGAAGAACTAATTTTCACTATATGTCCTTTGGGTGTTCTCGGTCTAGGCGTGTCTGTGTTCTTTTGCTTTCTGATGGAGAGTTTCTCTGAATGTATCTATATCCCTCCATCGACATAA